One genomic region from Haloarcula taiwanensis encodes:
- a CDS encoding glycerol kinase, which produces MADTYVGAIDQGTTGTRFMVFDHSGQVVANAYEKHEQIYPEPGWVEHDPVEIWENTQEVVTKGLADAGVGAEQLEALGITNQRETTIVWDKETGKPVHNALVWQDRRTTDRVEEIQEEDKVEWIRGKTGLECDAYFSATKTEWILDNAEPLKMQSSRGADLRERAEDGELLMGTIDAWLIYKLTGNHITDVSNASRTMLYNIHDMEWDDELLEEFGVPKSMVPEVRPSSDESLYGHTDADGFLEEEVPVAGALGDQQAALFGQTCFDKGDAKNTYGTGAFYLMNTGSEAVASDNGLLTTVGFQMSGEPVQYALEGSIFIAGAAIEWLEDVDLINNAAQTAELARSVDSTDGVYMVPAFTGLGAPHWDGRARGTIVGMTRGTRKEHIVRATLESIAYQTRDLAEAMEEDSGVEMTTLRVDGGAVKNNFLCQLQSDIIQTDIARPQVDETTALGSAYAAGLAVGYWDTVDELRDNWQVDEEFSPEMDAEDADKMYARWDDAVDRSRDWAQEE; this is translated from the coding sequence ATGGCAGACACATACGTTGGCGCGATCGACCAGGGAACGACCGGTACCCGCTTCATGGTATTCGACCACAGCGGCCAGGTCGTTGCGAACGCCTACGAGAAGCACGAACAGATTTATCCGGAGCCCGGCTGGGTTGAGCACGACCCCGTCGAAATCTGGGAAAACACGCAGGAAGTCGTGACGAAAGGGCTGGCGGACGCAGGTGTCGGTGCCGAACAGCTCGAGGCGCTCGGCATCACGAACCAGCGCGAGACGACGATCGTCTGGGACAAGGAGACCGGCAAACCGGTCCACAACGCGCTGGTCTGGCAGGACCGCCGAACCACCGACCGGGTCGAGGAAATCCAGGAAGAGGACAAGGTCGAGTGGATCCGGGGGAAGACCGGGCTGGAATGTGACGCCTACTTCTCGGCGACAAAGACTGAGTGGATCCTCGACAACGCGGAACCGCTCAAGATGCAGAGCTCGCGCGGCGCTGACCTCCGCGAACGGGCCGAAGACGGCGAGCTCCTGATGGGGACCATCGACGCGTGGCTCATCTACAAGCTCACCGGCAACCACATCACGGACGTCTCGAACGCATCGCGGACGATGCTTTACAACATCCACGACATGGAGTGGGACGACGAACTCCTCGAAGAGTTCGGCGTTCCGAAGTCCATGGTTCCGGAAGTCCGCCCGTCTTCCGACGAGAGTCTGTACGGCCACACCGACGCGGACGGCTTCCTCGAAGAGGAAGTCCCCGTTGCGGGCGCGCTGGGTGACCAGCAGGCCGCACTGTTCGGCCAGACGTGCTTCGATAAGGGTGATGCGAAGAACACGTACGGGACCGGCGCGTTCTATCTGATGAACACCGGCTCCGAAGCAGTCGCCTCGGACAACGGCCTGCTGACGACCGTCGGCTTCCAGATGTCCGGTGAACCCGTTCAGTACGCGCTGGAAGGCTCCATCTTCATCGCCGGCGCGGCCATCGAGTGGCTCGAAGACGTCGACCTCATCAACAACGCCGCCCAGACCGCAGAACTGGCCCGCTCGGTTGACTCAACCGACGGTGTCTACATGGTTCCGGCCTTCACTGGTCTCGGCGCTCCGCACTGGGACGGGCGCGCTCGCGGGACCATTGTCGGGATGACTCGCGGCACGCGAAAGGAGCACATCGTGCGTGCGACTCTAGAGTCTATCGCGTACCAGACCCGCGACCTCGCGGAAGCGATGGAAGAAGACTCCGGCGTCGAGATGACGACGCTGCGAGTCGACGGTGGTGCCGTCAAGAACAACTTCCTCTGTCAGCTCCAGTCCGACATCATCCAGACGGACATCGCTCGGCCGCAGGTTGACGAGACCACTGCCCTCGGGTCAGCATACGCCGCCGGCCTCGCTGTTGGGTACTGGGACACTGTCGACGAACTCCGGGACAACTGGCAGGTCGACGAGGAGTTCTCGCCGGAGATGGACGCCGAGGATGCAGACAAGATGTACGCTCGCTGGGACGACGCCGTCGACCGTTCCCGCGACTGGGCACAGGAGGAATAA